A genomic region of Halococcus sediminicola contains the following coding sequences:
- a CDS encoding adenylosuccinate synthase, with translation MTVTIVGAQLGDEGKGGMADRWSESAEVVCRYQGGDNAGHTVVHGGEEYKLSLVPSGAIRGKVNVLGNGCVVNPKTLFEELDALADRGIDPDVRVARRAHVIFPYHRVLDGIEEEVKSESDFDVATTGRGIGPTYEDKAGRRGIRIGDLLNEDVLRERLEYVVPQKRALAEEVFGVETGEAFDVDALYEQYSKFGERLAAEDMTVDAGTFLADRIDDGEEVLFEGAQGTILDIDHGNYPYVTSSNPTASGAAVGTGLGPGIVGDGEIVGIAKAYLSRVGTGPLPTELGGVVGQTPDYDEDTERGDEALATELREAGGEYGTVTGRPRRIGWLDLPMLRHATRANGFTGLVVNHIDTLAGLDEVRVGHSYTLDGEERFTLPATTERWADCEANLERFDGWADADWDAIADEGYDALPENARTYLDYISEELDVPIYAVGVGPGREQTVVCEDPFA, from the coding sequence ATGACTGTCACCATCGTCGGCGCACAGCTCGGCGACGAGGGCAAGGGCGGGATGGCCGACCGCTGGAGCGAATCAGCTGAGGTCGTCTGTCGGTACCAGGGCGGCGACAACGCCGGCCACACCGTCGTCCACGGCGGCGAGGAGTACAAACTCTCGCTGGTGCCGAGCGGGGCCATCCGCGGGAAAGTCAACGTACTGGGCAACGGCTGCGTCGTCAACCCGAAAACCCTTTTCGAGGAACTCGACGCGCTCGCCGACCGTGGCATCGATCCCGACGTCAGAGTCGCCCGCCGCGCGCACGTCATCTTTCCCTATCATCGCGTGCTCGACGGCATCGAGGAAGAGGTGAAGAGCGAGAGCGACTTCGACGTCGCCACCACCGGCCGCGGCATCGGCCCGACCTACGAGGACAAGGCCGGCCGGCGCGGCATCCGTATCGGCGACCTCCTGAACGAAGACGTGCTCCGCGAACGGCTCGAATACGTCGTCCCACAGAAACGCGCGCTCGCCGAGGAGGTCTTCGGCGTCGAAACGGGCGAGGCGTTCGACGTGGACGCGCTCTACGAGCAGTACTCGAAGTTCGGCGAGCGACTCGCGGCGGAGGACATGACCGTCGACGCCGGAACCTTCCTCGCCGATCGCATCGACGACGGCGAGGAGGTGCTCTTCGAGGGCGCACAGGGCACGATTTTGGACATCGACCACGGCAACTACCCCTACGTCACCTCCTCGAACCCCACCGCGAGCGGGGCGGCCGTCGGCACGGGACTCGGACCGGGAATCGTCGGCGACGGCGAGATCGTCGGCATCGCCAAGGCCTACCTCTCGCGGGTCGGTACGGGTCCCCTCCCCACCGAACTCGGTGGCGTGGTCGGCCAGACACCCGACTACGACGAGGACACCGAACGTGGCGACGAGGCGCTCGCCACGGAGCTCCGCGAGGCCGGCGGTGAATATGGAACTGTCACGGGCCGACCGCGACGCATCGGCTGGCTCGACCTGCCGATGCTCCGCCACGCGACGCGCGCAAACGGATTCACGGGACTCGTCGTCAATCACATCGACACGCTCGCTGGTCTCGACGAGGTTCGAGTGGGCCACTCCTACACGCTCGATGGCGAGGAACGATTCACTTTGCCGGCGACGACCGAGCGCTGGGCCGACTGCGAGGCGAACCTCGAACGGTTCGACGGCTGGGCCGACGCCGACTGGGACGCGATCGCCGACGAGGGCTACGACGCGCTTCCGGAGAACGCACGCACCTATCTGGATTACATCAGCGAGGAACTCGACGTCCCGATCTACGCCGTCGGCGTCGGACCGGGCCGTGAGCAGACGGTGGTGTGTGAGGACCCGTTCGCGTAG
- a CDS encoding methytransferase partner Trm112 encodes MKESLMDIIRCPMDKQELELDVIQRTDDEVLEGRLVCTECGEEYPIEEGIPNLLPPDMREDAPA; translated from the coding sequence ATGAAGGAGTCACTGATGGACATCATCCGGTGTCCGATGGACAAGCAGGAACTCGAACTCGACGTCATCCAACGGACCGACGACGAGGTGCTCGAAGGCCGCCTCGTCTGTACGGAGTGTGGCGAGGAGTACCCCATCGAGGAGGGGATTCCGAACCTGCTCCCGCCGGACATGCGCGAGGACGCCCCGGCCTGA